One window of the Novosphingobium sp. KACC 22771 genome contains the following:
- a CDS encoding FAD-binding protein gives MTKAWDKEVDILVVGSGAGGMLCALVGAEARADVLIVEKDRLWGGTSATSGGGIWIPGSDVARQAGFEDNLDDAFAYLRALSADNVPSGNIRAYVDNAGPMLNWLMAHTPVQYMAFPYPDYHAENPGGSTKGFRTHLPLPLDGKPLGGDIRTQRFPSPAASLFGYLNWHFDETYALLYRSKGWLTMLAKNMAKYWFDWPFRFTSRKDRRLTLGNALTGGLRLALNQRNVPLWLETPLTELVRDGDRVTGAIVTRNGKPFRIHARKGVVLAAGGFDKNQAMRDANAPLYPNALYSGGVTSNTGDTIRAGAAIGAGALNLQSAWAAPVFHVPGEDRGRLSTIERALPGCIMVNGKGERYLNEAASYHIVGQQMARRQKEHGDASPSWMIFDHRYRQLYAMGPLYPLIPDWAQPGAVKQILKRGRCIEELAKDIGMDPTALSATVTSFNTGAAKGEDPAFHRGEAAYDKMYGDPRNAPNPCLRPIDQGPFYAMPIYPGDIGTNGGLLTNARAQVVDDNGTAIAGLFAVGNNAASAMGESYPGAGVTLGPALTFGYIAARTMTGSNA, from the coding sequence ATGACAAAGGCGTGGGACAAGGAAGTCGATATTCTGGTGGTCGGCTCGGGCGCCGGGGGCATGCTTTGTGCGCTGGTGGGGGCGGAGGCCCGCGCCGATGTGCTGATCGTCGAAAAGGACAGGCTGTGGGGCGGAACATCGGCCACATCGGGCGGCGGCATATGGATCCCGGGCAGCGATGTGGCCCGACAGGCCGGTTTCGAGGACAATCTCGATGATGCCTTTGCTTATCTGCGCGCGCTTTCGGCCGACAATGTGCCCAGCGGGAATATCCGCGCCTATGTCGACAATGCCGGGCCGATGCTCAACTGGCTGATGGCCCATACGCCGGTTCAGTACATGGCCTTTCCCTATCCCGATTATCATGCCGAAAATCCGGGCGGCTCGACCAAGGGCTTCCGCACCCATCTGCCGCTGCCGCTCGATGGCAAACCGCTGGGCGGCGATATCCGCACCCAGCGTTTTCCATCGCCTGCGGCCAGCCTGTTCGGCTATCTCAACTGGCATTTCGACGAGACCTATGCCCTGCTTTATCGCAGCAAGGGCTGGCTCACCATGTTGGCGAAGAACATGGCGAAATACTGGTTTGACTGGCCCTTCCGCTTCACCTCGCGCAAGGATCGCCGTCTGACGCTGGGCAACGCGCTGACCGGTGGTCTACGCCTCGCTCTCAACCAGCGTAACGTGCCGCTGTGGCTGGAAACCCCGCTGACCGAACTGGTGCGTGATGGCGACAGGGTGACCGGCGCGATCGTGACCCGCAACGGCAAGCCCTTCCGCATCCATGCGCGCAAGGGCGTGGTACTGGCGGCGGGTGGTTTCGACAAGAATCAGGCGATGCGTGACGCCAATGCGCCGCTCTATCCCAACGCGCTCTATTCGGGCGGCGTGACCAGCAACACCGGCGACACGATCCGCGCCGGTGCCGCCATCGGGGCGGGCGCGCTGAACCTGCAATCGGCCTGGGCGGCTCCGGTGTTCCATGTGCCGGGTGAGGATCGCGGGCGGCTTTCCACCATCGAGCGCGCGCTGCCGGGTTGTATCATGGTCAACGGCAAGGGCGAGCGCTATCTTAACGAGGCCGCCTCTTATCACATCGTAGGCCAGCAGATGGCGCGGCGCCAAAAGGAACATGGCGATGCCAGCCCGAGCTGGATGATCTTCGACCATCGCTATCGCCAGCTCTATGCCATGGGGCCCCTCTATCCGCTGATCCCCGATTGGGCGCAGCCGGGCGCTGTGAAGCAAATTCTAAAAAGAGGCCGCTGCATCGAGGAACTGGCGAAAGACATCGGCATGGACCCGACCGCGCTGTCGGCCACCGTCACCAGTTTCAACACGGGTGCGGCCAAGGGCGAAGATCCGGCGTTTCACCGTGGCGAAGCCGCCTATGACAAGATGTATGGCGATCCGCGCAACGCGCCCAACCCCTGCCTGCGTCCGATTGATCAAGGGCCGTTCTATGCCATGCCGATCTATCCTGGCGATATCGGCACCAATGGCGGCCTGCTGACCAATGCCAGGGCGCAGGTGGTGGATGACAATGGCACCGCGATCGCCGGTCTGTTTGCGGTGGGCAACAATGCTGCCTCCGCCATGGGCGAGAGCTATCCCGGGGCCGGTGTTACGCTCGGCCCGGCTTTGACTTTCGGTTATATCGCAGCGCGCACCATGACGGGCAGCAACGCCTGA